One genomic window of Paeniglutamicibacter sp. Y32M11 includes the following:
- a CDS encoding MOSC domain-containing protein, whose amino-acid sequence MNVSPAAKRLEFDSDPIASGTLEAVCVVHALRMDSGAVGITAIDKRPVDGAVKVRKMGLYADTQVDREHHGGHDQAIYAYSAAEAARWSDELGKPVPAGLFGENLRVVGIETTNAVVGERWKIGAHVVVEVTSPRIPCSTFARYLQEENWVQRFTDRGDVGCFLKVIRTGKITAGDKIAVMSRPEHGVTVREIFVGPSREAAEALLEHARSTETEIPAKVLRTLPTL is encoded by the coding sequence ATGAACGTTTCCCCTGCTGCCAAGCGGCTCGAATTCGACTCCGACCCCATCGCCAGTGGAACGTTGGAAGCGGTGTGTGTGGTGCACGCGCTGCGGATGGACTCGGGTGCCGTTGGCATCACCGCGATCGATAAGCGACCGGTTGACGGTGCCGTCAAGGTACGCAAAATGGGCCTCTACGCGGACACTCAGGTAGACCGCGAACACCACGGAGGTCATGATCAAGCCATCTACGCCTACAGTGCTGCGGAGGCGGCACGGTGGAGCGACGAGCTGGGCAAGCCGGTGCCTGCGGGACTCTTTGGCGAAAACTTGCGTGTAGTGGGCATCGAAACCACCAACGCCGTGGTCGGCGAACGCTGGAAAATTGGTGCGCATGTGGTCGTGGAAGTGACCAGCCCGCGCATTCCCTGCTCGACGTTTGCCCGGTACCTTCAGGAAGAGAACTGGGTGCAGAGGTTCACCGATCGCGGCGACGTTGGTTGCTTCCTGAAGGTGATTCGCACCGGGAAGATCACCGCGGGGGACAAGATTGCGGTGATGTCCCGGCCGGAACACGGGGTCACGGTGCGGGAAATCTTTGTGGGACCCAGCCGCGAAGCCGCCGAAGCGCTCCTCGAGCACGCACGGAGTACCGAAACGGAAATCCCGGCCAAGGTGTTGCGTACCCTGCCGACGCTTTAG
- a CDS encoding DEAD/DEAH box helicase gives MPETQTKSADTKTEENQILFSDLGLDGRVLAAVSDLGYEKPSPIQAATIPLLLEGRDVVGVAQTGTGKTAAFALPALSKMAELADLNGTARKTQVLVLAPTRELALQVAEAFTSYAKHMGDFTVLPVYGGSAYGPQLAGLRRGAQVVVGTPGRVIDHINKGSLDLSDLQYVVLDEADEMLRMGFAEEVDKILEATPEEKQVVLFSATMPSSIRRISKQYLRNPQEISVKSNTSTGTNIRQRYVQVMGAHKLDAMTRILESEKSEGVIAFVRTKMATEDLADKLKSRGFTAAAINGDIPQQQRERTIENLRDGKIDILVATDVAARGLDVERVSHVINFDIPHDTESYVHRIGRTGRAGRSGDAILFMTPREKYLLRAIEKATRQTVEHMHLPSVDAVNDKRLAKFADQIGETITSQDLTIFRNLVEKFSAEHEDIDEVQIAAALAHMAQGGRPLLMQEMPAAPAKQARLAGGGKDGFGSRGPSRALTEGNATYRIAVGRRQRVMPGSIVGALANEGGLTSAQIGGIDIRADHTLVELPADLSADQLRSLSRTRIGGELIHLELDNGRSPKSDREGGREGGGYRGGNGGGGYRGGNSGGGDRGGYRGGNSGGGDRGGYRGSSDRREGGATEGGFDRDRGGNAGGGYRGNAGGGERSFGGSSRKPRTTGGPRRRDY, from the coding sequence ATGCCCGAAACCCAGACCAAATCCGCCGATACCAAGACCGAAGAGAACCAGATTCTCTTCAGCGATCTTGGACTTGATGGCCGCGTCCTCGCCGCCGTTTCCGATTTGGGCTACGAAAAGCCCTCCCCGATTCAGGCAGCCACCATCCCGCTGCTGCTCGAAGGCCGCGACGTTGTTGGCGTTGCACAGACCGGTACCGGCAAGACCGCCGCGTTCGCCCTTCCCGCACTGTCGAAGATGGCAGAGCTCGCCGACCTCAATGGCACCGCACGCAAGACCCAGGTTCTGGTTCTTGCTCCGACCCGCGAGCTCGCGCTCCAGGTCGCCGAGGCCTTCACCTCCTACGCCAAGCACATGGGTGACTTCACCGTCCTTCCCGTGTACGGCGGATCCGCTTACGGCCCGCAGCTTGCCGGCTTGCGCCGCGGCGCTCAGGTTGTTGTAGGCACCCCGGGTCGCGTCATCGACCACATCAACAAGGGTTCCCTGGACCTGTCGGACCTGCAGTACGTGGTTCTGGATGAGGCCGACGAAATGCTGCGCATGGGCTTCGCCGAAGAGGTCGACAAGATCTTGGAAGCTACCCCGGAAGAGAAGCAGGTCGTGCTGTTCTCGGCCACCATGCCGTCCTCGATCCGCCGCATCTCCAAGCAGTACTTGCGCAACCCGCAGGAAATCTCGGTCAAGTCGAACACCTCGACCGGTACCAACATCCGCCAGCGCTACGTGCAGGTCATGGGAGCCCACAAGCTCGATGCCATGACTCGCATCCTGGAATCCGAAAAGTCCGAAGGCGTTATCGCCTTCGTTCGCACCAAGATGGCAACCGAGGACCTGGCCGACAAGCTCAAGTCCCGCGGCTTCACCGCTGCAGCCATCAACGGTGACATCCCGCAGCAGCAGCGCGAGCGCACCATCGAGAACCTTCGCGATGGCAAGATCGACATCCTGGTTGCCACCGACGTTGCAGCCCGTGGCCTCGACGTTGAGCGCGTGTCCCACGTGATCAACTTCGATATCCCGCACGACACCGAGTCCTACGTTCACCGCATTGGCCGCACCGGCCGTGCCGGCCGCTCGGGCGACGCCATCCTCTTCATGACCCCGCGCGAAAAGTACTTGCTGCGTGCGATCGAAAAGGCCACCCGACAGACCGTCGAGCATATGCACCTGCCGAGCGTTGACGCAGTGAACGACAAGCGCCTTGCGAAGTTCGCCGACCAGATCGGTGAGACCATCACCTCTCAGGATCTGACGATCTTCCGTAACTTGGTCGAGAAGTTCTCCGCTGAGCACGAAGACATCGACGAAGTTCAGATTGCTGCCGCACTGGCACACATGGCACAGGGCGGCCGCCCGCTGCTCATGCAGGAAATGCCAGCGGCTCCGGCCAAGCAGGCACGTCTTGCCGGCGGCGGCAAAGATGGCTTCGGCTCTCGTGGCCCGTCCCGCGCCCTGACCGAAGGCAACGCCACCTACCGCATCGCCGTTGGCCGTCGCCAGCGCGTCATGCCCGGCTCCATCGTTGGCGCACTTGCCAACGAAGGTGGCCTGACCTCCGCTCAGATCGGTGGCATCGACATCCGTGCCGATCACACCCTAGTGGAACTGCCAGCAGATCTCTCGGCAGATCAGCTCCGTTCGCTGTCCCGCACTCGCATCGGTGGCGAGCTGATTCACCTCGAGCTCGACAACGGTCGCAGCCCGAAGTCTGACCGCGAAGGTGGCCGCGAAGGCGGAGGCTACCGCGGTGGCAACGGCGGCGGCGGTTACCGTGGCGGCAACAGCGGCGGCGGAGACCGTGGCGGTTACCGTGGCGGCAACAGCGGCGGCGGAGATCGTGGCGGTTACCGTGGCTCAAGCGATCGTCGTGAAGGCGGTGCCACCGAGGGCGGCTTCGACCGCGACCGTGGCGGCAACGCCGGTGGCGGCTACCGCGGCAACGCAGGTGGCGGAGAGCGTAGCTTCGGCGGCTCCTCACGCAAGCCTCGCACGACTGGTGGCCCGCGCCGCCGCGATTACTAA